Proteins from a single region of Amycolatopsis sp. CA-230715:
- a CDS encoding beta-ketoacyl synthase N-terminal-like domain-containing protein, with protein sequence MIGVTAASVHLPDAEVGPVLNELVEAAGCVASEWPESLAGTACPPERAATLLGRRGLLMKEPATRLALCATHRALGFAPGQVPPPDRDPSIAVVAAVNLGTVETVADLARTIERDGYRAASPLAAPNASSNVVATTVARWFGFGGPNFQVCSGAAAGADALALAVLLLRAGRARRVVLVGAEPADPVATELRQAAGVANPCAGAACVVLTGTGGVPLALDAKPPDHGTPIVVGAEGIDPAARWGDCYGAKDVVSLAVGYHLAAAGAATAVTVHTAGRTALLGDANAGA encoded by the coding sequence ATGATCGGCGTGACGGCCGCCAGCGTCCACCTGCCCGACGCCGAGGTCGGCCCGGTGCTGAACGAACTCGTCGAAGCCGCCGGATGCGTGGCGTCCGAGTGGCCGGAAAGCCTTGCGGGGACGGCATGTCCGCCCGAACGGGCCGCGACGCTGCTCGGCAGGCGCGGACTGTTGATGAAGGAACCGGCCACCCGGCTGGCGCTGTGCGCGACCCACCGCGCGCTCGGTTTCGCTCCCGGCCAGGTACCGCCGCCCGACCGCGATCCCAGCATCGCCGTCGTGGCCGCGGTCAACCTCGGCACCGTCGAGACGGTCGCCGATCTCGCGCGCACCATCGAGCGCGACGGGTATCGCGCGGCGAGCCCGCTCGCGGCACCGAACGCGTCGAGCAACGTCGTCGCCACCACGGTGGCCAGGTGGTTCGGCTTCGGTGGCCCCAACTTCCAGGTGTGCTCGGGTGCCGCGGCCGGTGCCGACGCGCTGGCCCTCGCCGTGCTGCTGCTCCGCGCGGGGCGGGCGCGCCGGGTGGTATTGGTGGGCGCCGAACCGGCGGACCCGGTGGCGACGGAACTCCGCCAGGCGGCCGGGGTCGCGAATCCGTGTGCGGGTGCCGCGTGCGTGGTGCTGACCGGCACGGGCGGGGTGCCGTTGGCGCTGGACGCCAAGCCACCGGACCACGGGACGCCGATAGTGGTTGGCGCGGAAGGAATCGACCCAGCCGCGCGGTGGGGCGACTGCTACGGCGCGAAGGACGTGGTTTCGCTCGCGGTCGGCTACCACCTGGCCGCAGCGGGCGCCGCCACCGCGGTCACCGTCCACACCGCGGGCCGCACTGCCTTGCTGGGGGACGCGAATGCCGGTGCATGA
- a CDS encoding thioesterase family protein, with translation MTALHETTALRCRPRFEGANIRTWIGFKHFLYLVEEGVLGWFRERGFGPQELYHRYGLGVEIVDCSAQLPAVLEVDDEVRAEVEHTGGRRFAVRLVAVRDGGETLVLKAKVTVALVSERDSEPVPDPIAGFVADTVSAVTAPLHRDCDGDPVELLSDGGRFVWAWRARYFHCHYADRVQHSGYVRALEEVVDRFLADRGVSVGTLMRERSWIPVVSRARVRLVEPALMEETVYTTFEVGDILRDTLFDGRMDCYVLRGNELVQTATASIVHGYAIGAGERAGALAELDDAVVAALTGANR, from the coding sequence ATGACGGCTTTGCACGAGACCACCGCGCTGCGCTGCCGGCCGCGGTTCGAGGGCGCGAACATCCGGACCTGGATCGGGTTCAAGCATTTCCTGTACCTGGTGGAGGAGGGCGTGCTCGGCTGGTTCCGTGAGCGCGGCTTCGGTCCGCAGGAGCTGTACCACCGGTACGGCCTCGGCGTGGAGATCGTGGACTGTTCCGCGCAGCTGCCCGCGGTGCTGGAGGTCGACGACGAGGTGCGGGCGGAGGTCGAGCACACCGGCGGCCGCCGCTTTGCGGTCCGGCTGGTGGCGGTGCGCGACGGCGGGGAAACGCTGGTGCTGAAGGCGAAGGTGACCGTCGCGCTGGTGTCCGAACGCGACAGTGAGCCCGTGCCGGACCCGATCGCCGGGTTCGTCGCCGACACCGTGAGCGCGGTGACCGCGCCACTCCACCGCGACTGCGACGGCGATCCGGTGGAACTGCTGTCCGACGGCGGCCGGTTCGTGTGGGCGTGGCGTGCGCGGTACTTCCACTGCCACTACGCGGACCGCGTACAGCACTCCGGGTACGTCCGCGCACTGGAAGAGGTCGTCGACCGGTTCCTCGCCGACCGCGGGGTTTCGGTCGGGACGCTCATGCGGGAGCGGTCCTGGATCCCGGTGGTGTCCAGGGCGCGCGTGCGCTTGGTCGAGCCCGCATTGATGGAAGAAACGGTCTACACCACTTTCGAGGTGGGGGACATCCTGCGCGACACCCTGTTCGACGGCCGGATGGACTGCTACGTCCTGCGGGGGAACGAACTCGTGCAGACCGCGACGGCGAGCATCGTGCACGGTTACGCGATCGGCGCCGGGGAACGGGCGGGCGCACTGGCCGAGTTGGACGACGCGGTGGTCGCCGCGTTGACCGGAGCGAACCGATGA
- a CDS encoding 2-hydroxychromene-2-carboxylate isomerase yields MSPRKPRGRPRLYFSFRSPYSWLAVQRLRAEVDDAAAAFEWIPYWDPDARTTAGVTEAGAEIHYTQMSRAKHRYLLLDTKRVATAAGLPMAWPIDVDPWWELPHLGWIFAAGQGRGLAFYDEVVAARWHRGEDVCTPDVLRAVAERAGVDPDLAVSAPEQPDIRQEGVRALVSAYHDDVFGIPYLLWGRDRFWGLDRVGTFLAIWRTAGEEGLATVPGPRAETVAYDSDTAGGCG; encoded by the coding sequence ATGAGCCCCCGGAAACCGCGGGGACGGCCCCGGCTGTACTTCTCGTTCCGGAGCCCGTACAGCTGGCTGGCGGTGCAGCGGCTGCGCGCGGAGGTCGACGACGCCGCCGCGGCCTTCGAGTGGATCCCGTATTGGGACCCTGACGCGCGCACCACCGCGGGCGTCACCGAAGCGGGTGCCGAGATCCACTACACGCAGATGAGCCGGGCGAAGCACCGCTACCTGCTGCTGGACACCAAGCGCGTGGCGACCGCGGCCGGGCTGCCGATGGCGTGGCCGATCGACGTGGATCCCTGGTGGGAACTACCGCACCTCGGCTGGATCTTCGCCGCCGGGCAGGGACGCGGGCTGGCTTTCTACGACGAAGTGGTGGCCGCGCGCTGGCACCGGGGTGAGGACGTCTGCACGCCGGACGTGCTGCGCGCGGTCGCCGAGCGCGCGGGCGTCGATCCCGACCTGGCCGTCTCCGCGCCAGAGCAACCCGACATCCGCCAGGAAGGCGTGCGCGCGCTGGTTTCCGCCTACCACGACGACGTTTTCGGGATCCCGTACCTGCTGTGGGGCCGGGACCGGTTCTGGGGACTCGACCGGGTCGGCACCTTCCTCGCGATCTGGCGCACGGCAGGGGAAGAGGGGCTCGCGACGGTGCCAGGGCCGCGGGCCGAAACCGTCGCCTACGACAGTGACACCGCGGGCGGCTGCGGCTGA
- a CDS encoding alpha/beta fold hydrolase, with product MPVHELSRGAPGGPTVVLVHGLEAAWDSWLPVSGFLDSRWRLLALDLPWRAGNDYAWRDRSPGRLLADGLAEVGEDPAAVIAHSFGANATLELLGSTRGSGWRAAVMLCPLYRPPKVAVTWEVFDRSRRAFDRHVRHGLMVRLGERAASLDPEIVATMADRAVDRVGPTGFLAVFQQFVDSTLLPLDRIGVPLSIVAGGNDPTLSVRAARELAGALPTSTLDIEEEYDHFCHVKWPERVATGLAKFLDAHIGLPDGGR from the coding sequence ATGCCGGTGCATGAACTTTCGCGAGGCGCGCCGGGCGGGCCGACGGTGGTGCTCGTGCACGGCCTGGAAGCGGCGTGGGACAGTTGGCTCCCGGTGAGCGGGTTCCTCGACTCGCGCTGGCGGTTGCTCGCCTTGGACCTGCCGTGGCGGGCGGGCAACGACTACGCGTGGCGGGACCGTTCGCCCGGCCGGCTGCTGGCCGACGGGCTCGCCGAAGTCGGCGAGGATCCCGCGGCCGTGATCGCGCATTCCTTCGGTGCCAACGCGACTCTCGAACTGCTCGGCTCCACCCGCGGTTCCGGCTGGCGCGCGGCGGTCATGCTGTGCCCGCTGTACCGCCCGCCGAAGGTCGCCGTCACCTGGGAGGTGTTCGACCGCTCCCGCCGCGCCTTCGACCGGCACGTCCGGCACGGGCTGATGGTGCGGCTGGGCGAGCGGGCCGCGTCGCTCGACCCGGAGATCGTGGCGACGATGGCGGACCGCGCGGTGGACCGGGTCGGCCCGACCGGGTTCCTCGCGGTCTTCCAGCAGTTCGTGGACAGCACCCTGCTGCCGCTGGACCGGATCGGCGTGCCGCTGTCGATCGTGGCCGGGGGCAACGATCCGACGTTGTCGGTCCGCGCCGCGCGCGAGCTGGCCGGCGCGCTTCCCACGTCCACTTTGGACATCGAAGAGGAGTACGACCACTTCTGCCACGTCAAGTGGCCGGAGCGGGTCGCGACGGGGCTCGCGAAGTTCCTCGACGCGCACATCGGACTGCCGGACGGCGGCAGGTGA
- a CDS encoding beta-ketoacyl synthase N-terminal-like domain-containing protein → MTVRVVASALRTCFGTGDRTFDALLRGESGVGPLRHGSADRLGVERGYHILGEERVGRWLADCAADAFARSRADPARERVLAIVGTGLGELAAVEDWALGGAIPDPEDLHYERVLRAALPGVTEVITLTGACSAGGHALALAQDLLELGEADVVLACAADGMTRSMLAMIGRVAAEPTRSVRPFDADRTGVLLGEGAAALVLTRGDRRGPALASVLATGLSCDARHETAPDAAGIAEAMRDALGRAGRQASEVDVVVAHGTGTALNDPVESAALREVLLEPGGSPLVTAVKGAVGHMSGTAALVNVEVAIRCLRGRVVPAVIGLETVLPEGDGIRFVVGRPIETVPRLVQTEAFGFGGANAVSLLEAA, encoded by the coding sequence TGCGTTGCTGCGCGGCGAATCCGGCGTCGGACCGCTCCGGCACGGTTCGGCGGACCGGCTCGGCGTCGAACGCGGTTACCACATCCTCGGCGAGGAGCGCGTCGGCCGTTGGCTGGCGGACTGCGCCGCGGACGCCTTCGCCCGGTCGCGGGCGGATCCCGCGCGGGAGCGGGTGCTCGCGATCGTCGGCACCGGGCTCGGCGAACTGGCCGCGGTGGAGGACTGGGCGCTCGGCGGTGCAATACCGGATCCGGAGGACCTCCACTACGAGAGGGTGTTGCGCGCCGCGTTGCCGGGAGTGACCGAGGTGATCACGTTGACCGGCGCGTGCAGTGCGGGTGGCCACGCCCTTGCGCTCGCGCAGGATCTCCTCGAACTAGGGGAGGCCGACGTCGTGCTCGCGTGCGCCGCGGACGGGATGACGCGGTCCATGCTCGCGATGATCGGCAGGGTCGCCGCCGAACCCACCCGGAGCGTCCGCCCGTTCGACGCCGATCGCACGGGCGTGCTGCTCGGCGAGGGCGCCGCCGCGCTCGTACTGACCCGGGGCGACCGGCGTGGGCCCGCGCTCGCATCGGTACTGGCGACCGGGCTTTCCTGCGACGCCCGCCACGAGACCGCACCGGACGCGGCGGGAATCGCCGAAGCGATGCGGGACGCGCTCGGCAGGGCGGGACGGCAGGCGTCCGAAGTGGACGTCGTCGTCGCGCACGGCACGGGTACCGCGCTCAACGATCCGGTCGAAAGCGCCGCACTGCGCGAAGTCCTGCTCGAACCGGGTGGTTCCCCGCTGGTGACGGCGGTGAAGGGCGCCGTCGGCCACATGTCCGGTACGGCGGCGCTCGTCAACGTCGAGGTCGCGATCCGCTGCCTGCGCGGCAGGGTGGTTCCGGCGGTTATCGGGTTGGAGACCGTGCTGCCGGAGGGCGACGGGATCCGCTTCGTGGTCGGCCGCCCGATCGAGACGGTGCCGCGCCTGGTGCAAACCGAGGCGTTCGGTTTCGGTGGCGCGAACGCGGTTTCCCTGCTGGAGGCCGCATGA
- a CDS encoding class II aldolase/adducin family protein, which translates to MSEARSPNEERTHRKRRLAASMRLFARYGFDEGVGGHMTVRDPERPDRFWINPLGRHFGHVRVRDLLLVDADGTVVEGEGKVNQAGYTIHAELHAAYPEVVSAVHTHSLHGRAWASLGRPLDPITQDACAFYRDHAVFAEYGGVVLDPEEAKRIAVALGGHKAVILRNHGLLTVGGSPAEAAWWFISMERCCQVQLLAEASASEPVLIPDAEAESARDLLGTPSMGRFNFRPLYEWIARAEPDLLE; encoded by the coding sequence GTGAGTGAAGCTCGCAGTCCCAACGAGGAACGGACCCACCGGAAGCGCCGTCTCGCCGCGTCGATGCGGCTGTTCGCCAGGTACGGCTTCGACGAAGGCGTCGGCGGCCACATGACCGTGCGCGACCCGGAACGGCCCGACCGGTTCTGGATCAACCCGCTCGGCAGGCACTTCGGGCACGTCCGCGTCCGCGACCTGCTGCTCGTGGACGCCGACGGCACCGTGGTCGAAGGCGAGGGCAAGGTCAACCAGGCCGGGTACACGATCCACGCGGAGTTGCACGCGGCCTACCCCGAGGTGGTTTCCGCCGTGCACACCCATTCGCTGCACGGCCGTGCGTGGGCGTCGCTCGGGCGGCCGCTGGACCCGATCACGCAGGACGCCTGCGCGTTCTACCGCGACCACGCGGTGTTCGCCGAGTACGGCGGTGTGGTGCTGGATCCCGAAGAGGCCAAGCGGATCGCGGTCGCACTCGGCGGGCACAAGGCGGTGATCCTGCGCAACCACGGCCTGCTCACCGTCGGCGGCTCACCGGCGGAGGCGGCGTGGTGGTTCATCAGCATGGAGCGGTGCTGCCAGGTGCAGTTGCTGGCCGAGGCGTCGGCGAGCGAGCCGGTGCTGATCCCCGACGCCGAAGCGGAGTCCGCGCGGGACCTGCTCGGCACGCCGTCGATGGGCCGGTTCAACTTCCGCCCGCTGTACGAGTGGATCGCGCGGGCCGAACCCGATCTGCTGGAATGA